From the Desulfobulbaceae bacterium genome, the window AATGCGCCCAGAAATCAGTAATATTAACGAAAAAACAGACAAATAAGTTTTTTTGCGACCTGAACTAGTCAGCGACAGGTCAAAAATCGGCAGGAGATTTTTTGTCACCCCGCGTCACGACGCTTATTTTGCAAGAGGCTCAGTTTAATGAAAAATATTTCGATAAAAATACTTGTGGTGGATGATGAACTGTTTATTCAAGACCTGCTTCGGTCAATTCTTGAATCAAGCGGTCACAAGATAACCGTAGCGAAAAACGGTCTGGAAGCCTTGCGTCTCCTCGCACAGGATGATTACGGCATAGTTTTGATGGATTCCAGGATGCCGGAGATGGATGGATTAACCGCGGTGAAATTCTTACGCGCCTGTGAACAGGGTGATCACCACTCTCTTGCAATTCACCCGGAACTTGCCTCCGCTCTTCACGCGCGAAGAATGGGTACAAGAATTCCGGTTGTGGGTATTACCGCCAATATCGATGATCGGGGAATCATGCTTCGAGCCGGGATGGATGAATTTATTCCAAAGCCTTTCGAGTTGGAGAGATTATTCGATTTGCTTAATAAATTTTGCGGAAAAAGTAAGGATGAAGCGGCTGTCGAGAGAAGAAAGCATTATCGATATGCCATAAAAGATAATTCAGTTTTTGTTTGTGATGGCCAGATAGGCCATGTTGTTGATATCAGTGATAATGGATTAGCAATTACATATATGGACCACCAGCCAACATCTAAAAAGTGGAAAGCCATGTTGTTGAACAAGGTCAACAAGGTATCAATTCCAGATTTGCAATTTAAGATCGCTCGTGTAGGAAAGGTGGGTGTTTCTCAACCCATGGGAGTTACGACACAAACGATAGGTGCTATATTTTATAATCCTGATAGTTCCCAGCAAGACCAGATTCGGCAATTTATTCATGGGCTATCTTAATTCAATCTTTTCGTCATGAGCAAAGTCTCATCTCCTCCATCTTGATCACACTCTGTTCTTTGTGGTCCCTTCTTTTCTTTAGTAATTACACCACTGGTCCCTCTTGTTCTCAACCCTCCCCTCTTAATGACCCTTGAACCTGTTTCTGGCCATTGATTTCCCGGCAGTTAGACGATATGATATTTTTTGCAATAATTGGCTCGATTGATATCGGGTGGCGGAATTTTTTTAGAGAGTGTTTTTGTGTTTTTGAATTGTGAAATCCTGCACCAAAGGAGAATGAAATGGCAACAGCAAAGAAACCTATTGAAGAGAAATCGATTTGGGATGATGCTCGGCAGATGCTGCGAAAGGCGGAACGAGATGGGGTTGAGACTGCTTGGGACCGTTTGGAGCATCAGACACCCCATTGTACCTCCTGCGAAAGCGGACTTTCCTGTCGAAACTGCACCATGGGGCCGTGTCGGATCAGCAAGAAGGCCCCTCTTGGGGTCTGCGGCGCCGATGCCGATGTTGTTGTTGCCCGAAACTTTGGCCGTTTTGTGGCTGGAGGTACTGCGGGGCATTCCGATCATGGCCGAGACTGTATTGAGGCCCTGCATGCTGTGGCGCACGGGCTGACCAAGGATTATGCCATCAAGGATGAGGCCAAACTGATCCGAATTGCCAATGAGTTGGGTGTCAGTACCGAGGGGCGAGCAGTCCTGGATGTTGCCAAAGATTTGAGTGAGGAATTTTATACCAATTACGGGAGTTTGCGTGCTGAGCTCTCTTTTGCGTGCCGGGTCCCTGAAAAGCGAAAGCAGATTTGGAGAAATCTTGGGATTACCCCACGTGGCGTTGATCGGGAGATTGCGGAAATGATGCACCGCACCCATATGGGTTGTGATAACGACGCGGCCAATACCATGCTCCATAGTGCCCGCACCTGCCTGGCCGATGGCTGGGCAGGCTCGATGATCGCTACCGAGATCTCAGATATTCTGTTCGGTACGCCAAGCCCCAGGAAGTCTAAGGTGAATCTTGGCGTGATCAAAGAGGATCAGGTCAATATTTTGGTCCATGGCCACAATCCCATTGTCTCGGAGAAGATTGTCGAAGCGGTCAACGACCATGAACTCATTGCCTTGGCCAAGGAAAAAGGGGCTACCGGGATCAATCTGGCAGGGCTTTGTTGTACGGGCAATGAGCTGATGATGCGTCAAGGGATTCCGATGGCAGGAAACCATCTGATGACCGAGTTGGCTATTGTCACCGGTGCTGTGGAACTCATTGTTGTTGATTATCAGTGCATTATGCCAAGTATGGTAACTGTCGGCAATTGTTACCATACCAAGATGGTTACCACCGCAGATAAGGCGAAGTTTACCGGGGCCGAGCACGTCAAGTTTGAGCTGCACAACGGTTTGGCGCAGGCGAAGAAGGTTGTGCGTATGGCTATTGAGCGTTTTCCCTTACGGAATAACAATCGAGTCGAGATCCCCCAAGGGCCGATTGAGCTGGTCACCGGTTTTTCAAATGAGGTCCTGCTAGCGGCGCTGGGTGGCACTCTGATGCCACTCATCGAGGCGATCAAGGCAGGGAAAATCAGGGGGGCGGTTGCCATTGTCGGCTGCAATAATCCTAAATACAAGCAGGATTACTGCAATGTCAACCTGGCCAAGGAGCTGATTAAAAAGAATATTCTGGTGCTGGTGACAGGATGCGTCACCACTGCGACCGGCAAGGCCGGGTTGTTAGTGCCGGAGGCTATCGAGATGGCGGGGCCAGGACTGCGAGAGGTTTGTGGTGCGTTAGGTATCCCGCCGGTACTGCATATGGGCAGCTGCATAGATAATTCGCGAATTCTGCAGCTTGCAGCACTTCTTGCCAACGAGCTTGGTGTGGATATTTCCGATCTGCCGCTTGCTGGGTCATCGCCGGAATGGTATTCCGAAAAAGCCGCCGCCATTGGCACGTACTGTGTTGCCTCAGGCATTTATACCCACCTCGGTCATCCTCCCAATATTACCGGGTCCGCCATGGTGACTAATCTGGTCCTCGAAGGACTCGATACGCTCCTTGGGGCCTGCTTCGGCATTGAACCTGACCCCTTCATGGCAGCCGAACTTATTGATACCCGGATCAGGCAAAAAAGGAAGGCCTTGGGGTTGAGCGAATAACAAGCCCTGCTTATCAGTTGTCAAGAGGCGTCGAGCAGTCAGAGCTACTCTTCGCCTCTTTGGAGTTTCACTGTCAGGCTGGTACTGTCTGCCAGTTCCAGTTTTTCTGTCTGGTTTAAACTTTTTTCAATTCCCTCCTTGCGGACACGGGGTGTCATGCTGAGATCAGCTTAGATCTTCAGTCGCTTATTTTTCATCTCCAGTTCCTTCTGCCAGTTGACATCTGTCACTTTCGTACCGTTGGATGCAGCCTTTTAGGTATAAGAGGTGGGGCTGATATCCCGTATTTACGCTAGACTCCCCTTGGTGAACGATCCCTGTCACGTCCTTTAAGATCCAAAAGCGATCTGTCTTTCGGTAGATTGCAATTTTCTCTCTTGTTGATAGCTAAAAAAAATTGACAGTGGAAAAACATTCTGCCAGACTAAACTGAGTATTTACACTTATGATTCACTTATCAAAGCCAGCAGAGAGAAAAACCTACTCTATGAATACGTAATCCGCATGCCACCGACGCCGCAACAAATTGCCGATCAAATTCAGCAGTTCCTTGATAACCATCGTCCGATCAGTCATCGAGTCGAGCCAGATTTTATTGGACTCGGAAACTCTCTTCAAACTCTCTATTCCAAAGCAGCAGAACTGACTGATACTATTTACCAGGCTGTTGACCCGATTGGAAACCCGGAGAGCGGCGTGTTAGTTACCCTGCGCGGCCTCGCAGAAGAGTGCTTGGCTGAATTTCGTGAAGGACGTCAGTCCATCGGAACCAATCTTGCGGCAGTTGACTCCATCTTTAACAAACTCTCCACCCTGATCACCCAGACCGGCTCCCTTGAGAAGATAGGTTTGTATCTTCGGCTTATTGGTCTCAATTTCGGTGTGGAATGTGCACATGCCCCTGAGTCAGTCCTTATGTTTTCGATGATGGCAAAAGAGGTGGTGCAATTGGCCGACACAATCTCCCAAGTTGCTACCGGCATTGCCGATGACTGCCACTCAATGCAGCGCATCCAGCAGGATATTCGCAGCGGTATTACTAATGACCTTAACCTGTTGGAATCACTAGCGACGGATGCCGAGCGCGCTGTCGCCGAGGCGGTTGAACAGATTGAGCAGATAACCGGAAAGGTCATGGCAACCCTTGGGGAAGCCTCCTCTTATTCACAGGAAATTTCAGGACAAGTTGGTAAAATTGTTATTAAAATCCAGCTTCATGACAGTATGAGTCAACGCATTGAGCATATCGTCCAAGCATTAACCACAGTGACTGTGACTCTAAACGAGTCCGGCGGCAACGCGACCAATGAAGATCATGATAAGATGCTGGCTGGAGCCTGGAGGATCGTGACTTTGCAATGCGGCCAAATCAAACGGATCATTGAGGAGATTGATGATGCCGGGCAGCATAGTCACTCTGCCTTTCTGGCTATCGATCACAGCGTCGAGTCTCTTGGTCAGAGTTTCACAACCCTTGTCCGCAGCCATAGCGATGAGCCAGGTCCCATCAATCTTCGCCAAGAGGACTCGCTGTTTTTTTTGCAAAACGCACTGTCACGACTCAGCCACCTCATGGCAGATGGTTCAACCATGATTGACAAGCTTCGCGCTAGCGCCAACCAAGTCAGTACTATGGTTGGCCGCTTGAATCATCATATGCAAAGCATAGAAGACATCCGTTTTGAGATGCAGCTCAAAGCCCTTAACGCCATTATTAAGGCAGCGAGTCTAGGGACCACCGGACGCACCTTGGATGTGCTTGCCCAGGAGACTAAGTCTTTGGCTGACCAAGCCCATACCTTTGTTAAAGAGGTAAGCGAAGTCCA encodes:
- the cooS gene encoding anaerobic carbon-monoxide dehydrogenase catalytic subunit; protein product: MATAKKPIEEKSIWDDARQMLRKAERDGVETAWDRLEHQTPHCTSCESGLSCRNCTMGPCRISKKAPLGVCGADADVVVARNFGRFVAGGTAGHSDHGRDCIEALHAVAHGLTKDYAIKDEAKLIRIANELGVSTEGRAVLDVAKDLSEEFYTNYGSLRAELSFACRVPEKRKQIWRNLGITPRGVDREIAEMMHRTHMGCDNDAANTMLHSARTCLADGWAGSMIATEISDILFGTPSPRKSKVNLGVIKEDQVNILVHGHNPIVSEKIVEAVNDHELIALAKEKGATGINLAGLCCTGNELMMRQGIPMAGNHLMTELAIVTGAVELIVVDYQCIMPSMVTVGNCYHTKMVTTADKAKFTGAEHVKFELHNGLAQAKKVVRMAIERFPLRNNNRVEIPQGPIELVTGFSNEVLLAALGGTLMPLIEAIKAGKIRGAVAIVGCNNPKYKQDYCNVNLAKELIKKNILVLVTGCVTTATGKAGLLVPEAIEMAGPGLREVCGALGIPPVLHMGSCIDNSRILQLAALLANELGVDISDLPLAGSSPEWYSEKAAAIGTYCVASGIYTHLGHPPNITGSAMVTNLVLEGLDTLLGACFGIEPDPFMAAELIDTRIRQKRKALGLSE
- a CDS encoding response regulator, with amino-acid sequence MKNISIKILVVDDELFIQDLLRSILESSGHKITVAKNGLEALRLLAQDDYGIVLMDSRMPEMDGLTAVKFLRACEQGDHHSLAIHPELASALHARRMGTRIPVVGITANIDDRGIMLRAGMDEFIPKPFELERLFDLLNKFCGKSKDEAAVERRKHYRYAIKDNSVFVCDGQIGHVVDISDNGLAITYMDHQPTSKKWKAMLLNKVNKVSIPDLQFKIARVGKVGVSQPMGVTTQTIGAIFYNPDSSQQDQIRQFIHGLS